The following proteins come from a genomic window of Nostoc sp. ATCC 53789:
- the ilvD gene encoding dihydroxy-acid dehydratase: protein MSENLRSQVVTQGVQRSPNRAMLRAVGFKDEDFNKAIVGIANGYSTITPCNMGINQLAQRAEVGIKTAGAMPQVFGTITISDGISMGTEGMKYSLVSREVIADSIETACTGQSMDGVLAIGGCDKNMPGAMLAIARMNIPAIFVYGGTIKPGHYNGRDLTVVSSFEAVGQYSAGKIDEKELLEVESRACPGAGSCGGMFTANTMSSAFEAMGMSLPYSSTMAAEDAEKADSTEKSAFVLVEAIKKQILPRQIITRKSIENAISVIMAVGGSTNAVLHFLAIARAANVELILDDFETIRARVPVLCDLKPSGKYVATDLHKAGGIPQVMKMLLVHDLLHGDSLTISGQTIAEILADIPEEPSANQDVIRTWNNPMYAQGHLAILRGNLATEGSVAKITGVKKPVITGPARVFESEEASLDAILAGKIQAGDILVIRYEGPKGGPGMREMLAPTSAIIGAGLGDAVGLITDGRFSGGTYGMVVGHVAPEAAVGGAIALVEEGDSITIDAPARLLQLNISEEELAHRRANWQPPTPRYTKGVLAKYAKLVSSSSLGAVTDLDLFK, encoded by the coding sequence TAGCCAACGGTTACAGCACCATCACCCCCTGTAATATGGGGATAAATCAACTGGCGCAAAGGGCGGAGGTAGGGATTAAAACCGCCGGAGCGATGCCGCAAGTGTTTGGCACGATTACCATCAGCGACGGCATTTCAATGGGAACAGAAGGGATGAAATATTCCCTAGTATCGCGGGAAGTCATCGCCGATTCCATTGAAACCGCCTGTACCGGACAAAGTATGGATGGTGTGCTAGCCATTGGCGGCTGTGATAAAAATATGCCAGGCGCAATGCTGGCGATCGCCCGGATGAATATCCCTGCAATATTCGTTTACGGTGGCACAATTAAACCTGGTCACTACAACGGACGTGACTTAACTGTTGTCAGTTCTTTTGAAGCTGTTGGTCAATACAGTGCTGGAAAAATTGACGAAAAAGAATTATTAGAAGTCGAAAGTCGGGCTTGTCCTGGCGCTGGTTCTTGTGGGGGAATGTTCACAGCTAACACCATGTCTTCAGCATTTGAAGCGATGGGAATGAGTTTGCCCTATTCTTCCACAATGGCAGCCGAAGATGCTGAAAAAGCTGACAGCACCGAAAAATCAGCCTTTGTGTTAGTCGAAGCCATCAAAAAACAAATCTTACCTCGCCAAATTATCACCCGCAAATCTATAGAGAATGCCATCTCTGTGATTATGGCGGTGGGTGGTTCAACTAATGCCGTATTGCATTTTTTAGCGATCGCTCGCGCCGCTAATGTAGAGTTAATCCTGGATGACTTTGAAACAATCCGCGCCCGTGTTCCCGTTTTGTGTGATTTAAAACCAAGTGGTAAGTATGTCGCTACAGATTTGCATAAAGCTGGTGGTATTCCGCAAGTAATGAAGATGCTACTTGTGCATGACTTGTTACATGGTGATAGCCTGACCATTAGCGGTCAAACCATTGCAGAGATATTAGCAGATATACCAGAAGAGCCATCCGCCAATCAAGATGTGATTCGGACTTGGAATAACCCGATGTATGCCCAAGGACATTTAGCCATCCTCAGAGGTAATCTGGCAACGGAAGGGTCTGTCGCCAAAATTACCGGAGTTAAAAAGCCAGTAATTACCGGCCCCGCACGGGTGTTTGAATCGGAAGAAGCTTCTTTAGATGCAATTTTGGCCGGTAAGATTCAAGCTGGTGATATTCTCGTCATCCGTTATGAAGGGCCTAAGGGCGGCCCTGGAATGCGCGAAATGTTGGCTCCCACCTCGGCAATTATCGGTGCTGGTTTGGGTGACGCTGTGGGATTAATTACTGACGGACGCTTTTCTGGCGGTACTTATGGCATGGTAGTTGGTCATGTTGCGCCAGAAGCAGCCGTTGGTGGTGCGATCGCGCTTGTCGAAGAAGGCGATAGTATTACGATTGATGCACCTGCACGACTCTTGCAGTTGAATATCTCCGAAGAAGAATTGGCCCATCGTCGTGCTAATTGGCAACCCCCCACTCCACGTTACACCAAAGGCGTGTTGGCGAAATATGCCAAACTGGTATCTTCTAGCAGTCTTGGGGCTGTAACAGATTTGGATTTGTTCAAATAA